A genomic window from Ascaphus truei isolate aAscTru1 chromosome 1, aAscTru1.hap1, whole genome shotgun sequence includes:
- the SPATA4 gene encoding spermatogenesis-associated protein 4: MTCYAEAPRQTGVPREVLRWLQSLDLSFSPKHFRRDITNGYITAEIFYWYFPEDIKLHSYDNGTSLATKLSNWSQLEKFTLKEFGNLSGYKLNIGKSEALNLTLSEEEVKPLKINVNYKWKENHLKYKDIAVWIHVSGYEGNSVGVHPLKIIRRSSLAGGTAPSGDTKIKPVLERFNLKPSLGELAIRRLPSSEQSDSEDSLSNGKSSSSNSSVADIRSKTNVYFKEIKVKQADKSYVSTSSTASLSTLNAP; the protein is encoded by the exons ATGACGTGTTACGCGGAGGCCCCGCGCCAGACCGGGGTCCCCCGGGAGGTGCTGCGGTGGCTGCAGAGCCTGGACCTGAGCTTCTCCCCTAAACATTTTCGCAG AGATATTACAAATGGATACATCACAGCTGAAATATTCTATTGGTATTTCCCAGAAGACATCAAGTTGCATTCGTATGACAATGGAACATCTCTCGCTACCAAACTAAGCAACTGGTCACAATTGGAAAAG TTCACACTTAAGGAATTTGGGAATTTGTCGGGATACAAGCTAAATATAGGGAAGTCAGAGGCCTTAAACCTAACACTCTCAGAAGAGGAAGTTAAGCCCCTCAAAATAAATGTCAATTATAAGTGGAAAGAGAATCATCTAAAATAC aaagacattgctgtgtggattcATGTCTCTGGTTATGAAGGAAActcagtgggggtccatcccctgaagatcaTCAGgagatcctcactggctggaggcactgcaccatctggAGATACCAAGATCAAG CCCGTCCTAGAACGATTTAACCTCAAACCATCGCTGGGTGAACTTGCCATTCGTCGCTTGCCTTCATCTGAGCAAAGTGACAGCGAGGACAGCCTCTCAAATGGAAAATCTTCCTCCTCTAATTCCA gTGTGGCAGACATCCGAAGCAAAACCAATGTTTATTTTAAAGAAATCAAAGTGAAACAAGCTGATAAAAGCTATGTGTCCACCAGTTCTACAGCATCTTTATCCACATTAAATGCACCTTAA